Genomic DNA from Taurinivorans muris:
CGGGGGACGGTATTTTTCAAACTGCTGTCCCAAGTTTATTTTTTGTGCGGAAAAAACAAATAAACCAAACAGATAAATGTTTCGTAAAACCTCATGTTTCCGTTGTGTTGCAAGGACATAAAATTTCCATACTCGGTAATCAGGAATATCATTTGGAAAAAAATAAATGCATTGTTTCCGGTGTTGACGCAAAAAGTTCTTCAAATTTTCTTGTCAAAGAACCTTATGAGGAATTTCTTTCGCTTTTTTTCTATCTTGACAGGAAAATGCTGTCGGAACTCATTCTTGAAATGGAAAAGCACAATATTCCTTATGCGCCTTCAAAATTCGGTTTTTCTGTCGGTGATGTCGATGTTGAAATTTTGGAATGTCTGTACCGCTTGGCTGAACTTGTGGATAAACCCGATCAAATCAGTCTGCGGGCGCCGATGATTTTGCGAGAATTGCATTATTTGGTGCTTATCGGAAAACAGGGCGGGGTGTTATATGGTTTATACGCCCAAGGCTCTGATAAGAACAATGTCATACAGGCGATTTCCTTTTTAAAAGAAAATGTGGCAGAACCTTTGATTGTTGAAGACCTTGCTAAAAAAGTGCATATGTCCGTTTCGAGCCTGTACCGTCACTTTAAGGATGTCACAGGTTCAAGTCCCCTGCAGTATCAAAAGCAGCTTCGGTTATACGAAGCGCAGCGCCTTATGTTTATGGAAAATGAAAAAGCTTCGGTGGCGGCGCTGCGTGTCGGATATGAAAGTGTAACGCAGTTCAATAGGGAATATAAGCGGATGTTCGGCGAACCGCCCCACAGGGATATGACAAAACGGAAAAATTCTTTTTGGGGATAATGAAAAGCTTCGAGTTTTGCTCGAAGCTTTTTTTGTGTCATTGCGCGATATTAATTGTTTTAAGCCATGTTTGAACGTCTTGTTTTGCATTTGCGCTTCTTGAGCCGCGGGTTTCAAAACCGTCAAGAAGGACTGCATCGGGGCAAAGGGTTTGCAAGTCGCGCAGGCTTTGTCCAAAACGGCTGCCCTCATGGGTTGTGAATGGAACAATGGTTTTTCCGCTGCAATTTATCTGTTCGAAAAATGTGAACAGAGGCATGGGCATTGTTCCCCACCAGCTTGGATAACCGACAAAAATAGTTTGATAGTTACCGGTATTTGGAATTGTTCCTGCGAGTTCCGGACGGAAATGATTATTTTTTTCTTCTCTTGCGAGGTTGACAAGTGTATCATAATCTGTTGGGTAAGGCTTTGCAGGTTTAACTTCGAAACTGTCGCAGTTTAATGTTTCCTGAATGAATTGTGCAATTTTTTTTGTGTTTCCTGAATGGGAAAAATACACAATCAGGGATTTCGGGGTTGTATTTGCCGAAGCGAATGTTTTTGTGGACATAAAGGGGATAGCTCCTCCGATGCCTGCAGCGGCACCTAATGATAAAAGTTTGCAAAATGTTCTTCTTGATAGCGTGTGTAATTTCATATTGTTTCCTCCTTGTAATTTTCAAAATATTATCCATGATTGTAAAATACATTGGCTTGGCTGTATTTTATAGATACGATTGTTGCAAAAAATTGCCTGATTTTTTCTTTTATGAATTAATATTGGTGCGCATGGTAATTTTAGGCAATTTTTTTGGAAAAATATTCATTTTATTTTCAGGATGTTTTGATATGTTATGATTATACACTGAAATCATGCAAGGAGTGATGCGTAATGAAAGTTTTAAATGCTATTGCGATAACTTTGGTTTGCATAGGTATGCTAGGAGTGAACATGAAAGCGCAGGCAAGTGAAGATGTGTTGACAGCTAAGGAAAAGTCCATGATCAGCATTTCCGCTCTCACGGCAAAAGGAAATTTGCGGGATTTGGAAAAAGCATTGGAACAAGGATTGAAAAATGGCTTGACTGTCAATGAAATCAAAGAATTATTGGTTCAAGTTTATGCGTATGCAGGGTTTCCGAGAAGTTTGAATGGCTTGGCGGCTTTTTCCGCTGTTCTTGAAAAGAGAAAAGCGCAAGGAATAAACGATGTTATCGGTAAAACGGCAAGCCCCGTGCCCGCAAATCAAACAAGCTTGGAATTCGGTACGGCAAATCAGACGAAACTTTTCGGACGGGAAGTAAAAGGGGGGCTTTATGATTTTGCACCGCAAATCGACCAGTATTTGAAAGCGCACTTATTCGGCGATATTTTTCAGCGTGATGTTTTGACATGGAAAGACAGGGAACTGATTACCGTTGCCATTCTCGCAGGGATTGATGATGTTGATCCGCAGCTTCAAGCCCATTTGGCAACCTGTGTGAAAGTCGGCTGGACTCATGAACAGCTTTTTGAATATGCCGATGTGATTGGCGGCTGTTTAGGTAAAAAATACGGCAGCAATGCCAAAAAGCAAATTGGAATTGTTTTAAAACAAGCAGCTGTTTCCAGAGAGGAAGAAATGAATAATCTTGACATACCGTTCGGCTTGGGGGAATTCAATAAAGCTTACGCGCAATATTTCAAGGGCAACAGCTACTTGAATATGCTTACAAAAGAGCAAGTTGCCGTTGCTAACGTGACTTTCGAACCTGCCTGCCGCAATAATTGGCATATTCACCATGCGGAGCAAGGAGGCGGGCAAATTCTTCTCTGCACGTTCGGCGAGGGTTGGTATCAGGAATGGGGAAAAGAAGCTCGCTCTTTGAAAGCCGGCGATGTTGTGAACATTCCTGCCGGCGTGAAGCATTGGCACGGGGCGAAGAAAGACAGTTGGTTCACGCACATCGCCATTGAGGTTCCTGCAAAAAATGGCTCAAATGAATGGCTTGAACCGGTTTCCGACGAAGACTACCTGAATTTGCATAAGTAATTTTTAAATCGCATGAGAAATTGCCGAAAAGGCGGGCTTTGCCGGTCCGTCTTTTTTTGTGTTTTTTTTCTTGAAAGTTAATAAAAAGTTGTTTAAAAAATCAGGAATTGTTTTGGTAAAAAGAAGACGGTGATATGGGCAAAGAACTTTACACTGCAATCATAAAAAACGGAAGCATCGATGAATATGATTTTAGCGGTAAAGAATATCCGGTTTTTTATAAAAATCATGATTTATTCCGTCTTGCCCTGGAAAATAACCGCATGGATATCGCCCTGAAAATGCTTGAAAACGGGCAGGATATCAATTTCCGTGCCGCAGAAAATGAATATAATTATTTAGAATATTTCATTAATGTTTATTATGCCGTCAATAAGCAGGAAGCCGCGCTTTTTCTTTTGGAGCACGGGGCCAATATTTATGAATATAAGAAAGGGATTTCGCTCAGTTCTTTTTATGATAAGGCAGAAGGGGATTTTCCGTATGAAAGGGTGAGCGGCTGCATAGACTCATTCACAAAAATATCAAGTCCGGATCTTTTCTGTCCGGAGCGTACGCGTATCCTTTTAAATGAATTAAGACCGCAAGATGCGATAAAGTATCTCGCAAAGCTTGAAAAAGAACATCACTGTTATTTGAACCTCCATTGCGGAGCGAATGCGACCATTTGGAATTACTTGTTTTCAGATGAATATTCCGTGGAAGAATTTAAGGCGTTTCTCAGTGCGTATCCTGTAAAAGGGCTGCTTGCGGATTCCATCATCTATATCAGACCCAATTATCACGAAAAACTGCTTTACGGTTTGGAACTGAAAAAAACATATCATGACTGGGATGAGAATTGCAATTTGAAACATCAGGCTTTGCTGCGTTTTTTAGGGTATTCGCCTATGTATACAACGAATTACGCTTGTATGGACGAAGCATTGAGAAATAAAGATATTTTG
This window encodes:
- a CDS encoding flavodoxin → MSTKTFASANTTPKSLIVYFSHSGNTKKIAQFIQETLNCDSFEVKPAKPYPTDYDTLVNLAREEKNNHFRPELAGTIPNTGNYQTIFVGYPSWWGTMPMPLFTFFEQINCSGKTIVPFTTHEGSRFGQSLRDLQTLCPDAVLLDGFETRGSRSANAKQDVQTWLKTINIAQ
- a CDS encoding AraC family transcriptional regulator yields the protein MEVQNKIGIYNQKLKQIVERNTPGDGIFQTAVPSLFFVRKKQINQTDKCFVKPHVSVVLQGHKISILGNQEYHLEKNKCIVSGVDAKSSSNFLVKEPYEEFLSLFFYLDRKMLSELILEMEKHNIPYAPSKFGFSVGDVDVEILECLYRLAELVDKPDQISLRAPMILRELHYLVLIGKQGGVLYGLYAQGSDKNNVIQAISFLKENVAEPLIVEDLAKKVHMSVSSLYRHFKDVTGSSPLQYQKQLRLYEAQRLMFMENEKASVAALRVGYESVTQFNREYKRMFGEPPHRDMTKRKNSFWG